One Mycolicibacterium sarraceniae genomic window carries:
- a CDS encoding integrase core domain-containing protein: MLGWSLADHMRTELVEAAVDAAVFIRAGNVAGTILHADRGGQFTSHDMAQVCSEHGLLRSMGATGICWDNAGAESLWSTVKHEYYKRHAFTTYANLTAGLDNYIRFYNHERRHSSLGMISPIDFEIASQPRQQSS; the protein is encoded by the coding sequence GTGTTGGGTTGGTCGCTGGCCGACCACATGCGCACTGAGCTGGTCGAAGCCGCCGTCGATGCTGCGGTGTTCATCCGCGCCGGCAACGTCGCCGGCACCATCCTGCATGCCGATCGAGGCGGTCAATTCACCAGCCACGACATGGCCCAGGTTTGTTCTGAGCATGGCTTACTGCGCTCTATGGGAGCGACCGGGATCTGCTGGGACAACGCCGGAGCCGAATCGCTATGGTCGACGGTCAAACATGAGTATTACAAACGCCACGCGTTCACCACGTACGCGAATCTTACTGCAGGACTTGACAATTACATCAGATTCTACAACCATGAAAGGCGACACAGTTCGTTAGGGATGATCTCACCCATCGACTTCGAGATCGCCTCACAGCCACGTCAGCAATCAAGCTAA